The genomic DNA TGTTCTCCACTATTAGTAATAGTACTTTCTCTCATTGTTTCTACAAAGATCCATTTTGCTTAAGCTTTTGTTTCTCAGGCTGTCAGGATGGGCACTGGGCTGATGAGACTCAGCACAGCTATTCTTACTTTTTAttatcagccttttttttttctttcatatctaAAGAGGCTTTAGTAAAAGCATCCTAAAATGAGCATTTTCACTGTATTATTATAAACATCCCAGTACATAATAGAGCCCAAAAAAATGAACCATTACCTTatacagcagaaagcaataatGAAAAGGAACTATGAATTGCTTATTATCTTGGGTGCTAAAGAACTTTGAAATGGCCACTTTACCTCTTTGAGGTGGTTTATAAATCTAAGAAATCATTCAATATTTCAGCCATCAGGCTCAATATATAGCTTGTTACATACAAATCATTGTGTCCTTCATTGCTGAACCTAATGTTCTTTTCATACGAATGATCAATACCAGGCACtctttttattacatttatgcCATACGTTGTAGAATTTCAGCTGGAGACACGTTCCATAAATCCTGATAAATTCTTGCATTGCTCAGAAGTAAATCTGCAGGATGTATGAAGCGTTGGATACTCAGACTGCTAGCTTTGTTCTAACTGATCTCCTATCAGAGTCCCTGACAGTCAGTGCTGGCTGATGCTACAACAGTGCAAAGCATCTCAGGTTGTGTTGAAAAATCCTACCCCAAAACAATTTGTGTCCAGTTATAAATAAAAGCTCATCTTTCCCTCACACTCATGGTCAGTGCTGCATTAGTCTGGAGCTTTTATAAGTTCTACTATACCatgatacagaaaaagaaagaagtcgGTGATAAATTTGATATGAAAATAATAGCCCAGAATTCCGCTCTGGTTAATGCTTAGAGAAACAGAGgaatgtttttgttctgctttgcagtCATTGATCACGAGAATTTCCCAAATACGTTTGCTTTGTTCAGTGAGAGGTGAGATATAGAAGCTGTTGTGCCACAGAAACTCCCTTATTGGCCATTTATGCAAAACACCCCTCATGGATCAGAATATTTGGCCTGCAAGTTGACAGTTCACTGGAAGGAGTTGACATCCAAAGGGAAGCTGGCAACAACTGCAAACGTGAGATCTACCAGTGACACACAAGTATTTTGGAAAGAATATGGCAGCTGAAATCACTGTGTTATTCCACCAGCGTTTTGGACAATAAAATGGAACACAGAGCACTCTGAGGTCTGAAATTATCCAAAATaccagagaaacagaaattggCCTTGGTATTTAGTATATCTCCCTGTCTTACTGTCCCAATATTTGCTACTTCTGAATGGGATATTCAAAAGGATCAAGAATCTTCAAAATGACTCGTGTTAGGGATATTCCATATAAACCATCTCACATGTAACACGTAATAAATGCAGGTATTCTCATACAAGTATACTGGATAAAATTTATCTCCCAGTGTGACATCGGTGAGCCTGTTCTCATCAAATCCTACAGACCCTGGGTCTTCCACTCTCCTTCCAGACTCTGACAATAGAGAGGCCGAGGTATGAAACGTTTGTGTCAGATGTTGTATAGAGATTGACTAACTAATGGTATGGCTACATTGTGTAATGGAGTGAAATAGTGCTGGTGGGAGATGATAGCCCAGCTGTGTTATTTACAGTGCTCGAATGAGTTACTTCCATATAGAACTACTGTACTGCATGGATAAATCAGTTCCCTCTGAAATAAACAGGGCTGGTTTTGCAGTGTGCCTTCATACCATGTAGgcatttctgaagcaaacatatctttcttcttccatcttccaaaaaaaaacacacaaaaaagcaaccaaaaaaccACGAAGCCAAGAATTCACTGCATTAGTGTCAGAGACTGTGATACTGTACTGTAACTCCTGGTTTCCTCACCAGAAAAAGAGACCAACAGACTGATTTGAATCATACATTTCTACATATATACTTCTCAAGTGTCTTTTGCAAAGCatataaaaaagacaaagcGTGCTAACAGGGGAGAACTCACCATCCTTTACATCCACAACTGtgcacaaaaggaaaataaaatgcacatcAATGTTCATGAAAAATTTGCTTTGAAGGATgttctgctgaaaaacaaacatgcctTTGGGAAGCTGATTGCACAAATTGCCTTCTCTATACATAAATAACTGAGGATGGAGAGAATAAAGCTCCTAACCAGCTCTTACCATGCCGCAATGTGACACTGCATGTTTAGTTCAGATCTAGATTTAGTCCTAGATCTTAACAGTTAAAATTCCcagcaaacaattttttttcttgcattttcgAAGGAAGGAATAGGGAAAGCTACACAATGATCTGAAAGCAGTGTCTCTGTAGATGTGTAAAGGTGGATAAGTAGCAGATGTAGTGGAAATTCAGCCCAGTTAACAAAAGGTACAATAAATCTTGATGGTAACGATGAATAATTCAGTAGTGTGACCAGAGGTGGGTGTGTGCAGAGTGCAGGCTGCACTGTACGAGCAACTCAGAGCTGAGGCAAAGTGAGCACCTCATAGCACAACTGCTGATCACAGGCAATCTTATCAAGCCAAGTCAGCAACAACGCGAACAGCTCAGCACTCCGGGCTCTGTCAGGGCAATGGCTTCAAACAGGGCTAAACCTCATCACCCACACATAACTGTAGCAGGACTGAGTCTCtgagattatttttaagtgaaaaattatGATTTTGACATTCTACTGTGCAGAAAGATGGAAATCCCCAAGGAGTGCTACAGAGCTATGCTGTTCTGAAGGCTAAGCCAggtaaaataacaacaataataacaataacataCAGGGTGCATTACAGTTTTCTTTGAGGAGTCTCAGCTAATGATCGTAACATGTGAGAATGCTAGAGCTACAGGATATAAACAATTCCTGAACAAAGAGAGCTGCTCTCTCCCAAGCTGTAATTCAACTCAAAGGGATGCTCTCCAAAAACATCACATTGTAATGCAGAGTGTAACTGAACACTGGGACAAGTTTAATTAGTAATAGGGGTATGTGTTTCCCGCAGAGCTTGTAATCAATACTGCTTGTGAAATGTGGCTGAGAATGGATAATACTGTTTCAGGAACTGCTCCTGTATTCTCTTGTTTACCAAAATAATCAGGaattaatttacattttcctcctcatttcACTGCAACAGaccaaaagcaatttcattttttaagctcaggaaaattaaaaaaaaaaaagtgattgcGAGGAAGTAAAAAGCAATTCCTCTGATAACAAAACCAGGgaaagcactgctcacagcatgGGGTCTTAATACAGGGAGAGGAGTCTTCAAGGCACGTTTTGCCTACTGGAGgggtatttattttcttccagattgGAGCTATACAATATTTGTTCATATAGAAAGAAACATGATTTGTATATGATGTAACTGAGCCAAGGATCCAGATGACTTAATGAATAACTCTGAGCCACTTTTAATTGCACCAGAGTATATAACATTTGCAAAAGCACCACGCATTAAACTGCACCAGAAGTTTGCAGACATTCAAGCATTAATCTTTCTTTTGAAGACACGCTAATTTTTGTGCAGACTTATAAATCAGTCAAGTTCAAATATACGTTTTTTGAGAGCTGGAAGTTAGACTGATGTGGAACTTATGGCTGTGTGTGCAGACTTTAGGGAAAGTTGAGCCTTTCTCAGACTCACAGAAGAGCTTCATTCATTTCgaagaagcaaataaaacaagcacGAAGTACATCTCTTCATCTGGACATTTCATGTGCTTAGTACCCCCATATGCCATTGAAAAACAGCTACCTGCTAGCTGGGATTTGGTTATTTCTGATACTGGTGACTTGAATTGATAAACATTTCTGCTCCTCTAATGTTTTACATGCTGGTTTGCaaactgttcttttatttaattctcctttctttgtgtgtgtCAGGGTGAGTGTTCCCAGAAGTGCTATTACATCTTCGTCATAGAGACCATCTGCGTGGCTTGGTTTTCTCTGGAGTTCTGCCTCCGATTCATTCAAGCAAGGAGCAAGTGTCAGTTCTTCAAAGGGCCCCTAAACATCATTGATTTCTTGGCTATTTCACCCTATTACGTTTCCCTCATCTTGGCAGAGGATGACTCAAGTGAAACGGATGACAGGCCAAGCAGCAACACTTATTTGGAGAAGGTTGGGTTGGTGCTACGTGTTTTACGTGCCTTGAGGATCTTGTATGTCATGCGCCTTGCCCGGCACTCCTTGGGCCTGCAGACCTTGGGCCTCACCGTTCGCAGGTGCACACGAGAATTCGGCCTGCTCCTACTCTTCCTGTGCGTGGCTGTcactctgttttctcctttggtTTATCTTGCCGAGAACGAATCTGGCAAGGTATTGGAATTCACGAGCATACCTGCCTCTTACTGGTGGGCCATCATCTCCATGACCACTGTGGGGTACGGAGACATGGTGCCACGGAGCGTCCCAGGTCAGAtggtggctctgagcagcatcCTCAGTGGCATTCTCATCATGTCCTTTCCTGCAACATCAATATTCCACACTTTCTCCCATTCCTACTCGGAGCTGAGGAAGGAACATGAACGCCTGCAGTCTCGGATGAACCGAGTTAAAAATGCCAATCACTCTGGTGAAAGTGACACCTTCAATGAGACAGACAGCTTGATCCTGGAGGAGCCAGTATCACCCATCAAATACATTTACACAGGGAAGTAAGCCTAGCTCTAAAGCTTTCCCAAGAATAGGATACACGTGTATGTCAACATaacacacaaagcaaagcaacaaaatacGTTACGCCGCTATTTTTCTCTGCCAGGAGATGTATAACAATGCAGCACAAGCCAATGCAGCTGGCTCCAGCACATCACGGCAGAGGTGGAGGTTTTGAGAATATCAAAAGTCAAAAGCTTATTCATTAACAAATATTCATTCAATAGGACTAAT from Lagopus muta isolate bLagMut1 chromosome 12, bLagMut1 primary, whole genome shotgun sequence includes the following:
- the KCNG4 gene encoding potassium voltage-gated channel subfamily G member 4 isoform X3; this translates as MNTSFCWIVTQLTSLQHAYFTCGEARQRAAAQGTVEELRYWGIEESNLENCCFRKLFQKLQELAEVRKEEELRRSKEAACVLDEKTKFGQFMNRLRDMVENPQSGLPGKVFACLSILFVATTAVSLCVSTMPDLRAEEDRGECSQKCYYIFVIETICVAWFSLEFCLRFIQARSKCQFFKGPLNIIDFLAISPYYVSLILAEDDSSETDDRPSSNTYLEKVGLVLRVLRALRILYVMRLARHSLGLQTLGLTVRRCTREFGLLLLFLCVAVTLFSPLVYLAENESGKVLEFTSIPASYWWAIISMTTVGYGDMVPRSVPGQMVALSSILSGILIMSFPATSIFHTFSHSYSELRKEHERLQSRMNRVKNANHSGESDTFNETDSLILEEPVSPIKYIYTGK
- the KCNG4 gene encoding potassium voltage-gated channel subfamily G member 4 isoform X1, translated to MPILSGGSDQDYSNISYASCNSLSHFFPVSVETPSVKGVHYQRARRIYRPDQASAVDLKTEIMINVGGIKYLLPWSTLDEFPLTRLSKLKFCSSYEEIIQLCDDYDEDTHEFFFDRNPNAFGMIVSFLAAGKLMLLRDMCALSFQEELRYWGIEESNLENCCFRKLFQKLQELAEVRKEEELRRSKEAACVLDEKTKFGQFMNRLRDMVENPQSGLPGKVFACLSILFVATTAVSLCVSTMPDLRAEEDRGECSQKCYYIFVIETICVAWFSLEFCLRFIQARSKCQFFKGPLNIIDFLAISPYYVSLILAEDDSSETDDRPSSNTYLEKVGLVLRVLRALRILYVMRLARHSLGLQTLGLTVRRCTREFGLLLLFLCVAVTLFSPLVYLAENESGKVLEFTSIPASYWWAIISMTTVGYGDMVPRSVPGQMVALSSILSGILIMSFPATSIFHTFSHSYSELRKEHERLQSRMNRVKNANHSGESDTFNETDSLILEEPVSPIKYIYTGK
- the KCNG4 gene encoding potassium voltage-gated channel subfamily G member 4 isoform X2; translated protein: MNRVILGQRSFCWIVTQLTSLQHAYFTCGEARQRAAAQGTVEELRYWGIEESNLENCCFRKLFQKLQELAEVRKEEELRRSKEAACVLDEKTKFGQFMNRLRDMVENPQSGLPGKVFACLSILFVATTAVSLCVSTMPDLRAEEDRGECSQKCYYIFVIETICVAWFSLEFCLRFIQARSKCQFFKGPLNIIDFLAISPYYVSLILAEDDSSETDDRPSSNTYLEKVGLVLRVLRALRILYVMRLARHSLGLQTLGLTVRRCTREFGLLLLFLCVAVTLFSPLVYLAENESGKVLEFTSIPASYWWAIISMTTVGYGDMVPRSVPGQMVALSSILSGILIMSFPATSIFHTFSHSYSELRKEHERLQSRMNRVKNANHSGESDTFNETDSLILEEPVSPIKYIYTGK